One Ranitomeya variabilis isolate aRanVar5 chromosome 5, aRanVar5.hap1, whole genome shotgun sequence DNA window includes the following coding sequences:
- the LOC143773255 gene encoding vitelline membrane outer layer protein 1 homolog — MLSKVLVLLLIVQTSQVLSNVISVSNGAQWGRWGEWAKCPNGSVAKGFSLKVDSQHVRGDDTAVNGIRLHCVKCKPPHDEKTITSEVAPWGDWKETKWCNYGILAKFSMRVEPNQEDGDDTAVNNLKFQCTDKGQLEGRGLYWGDYGGWSETCTNGICGLKTKVQGNDKVPCKDNTALNDVQFLCCS, encoded by the exons ATGCTGTCCAAGGTCCTGGTCCTTCTGCTGATCGTGCAGACCAGTCAGGTCTTATCTAATGTCATCTCGGTCAGTAATGGGGCACAGTGGGGAAGATGGGGAGAATGGGCCAAATGTCCCAACGGGTCGGTGGCGAAAGGCTTCAGTTTGAAG GTGGACAGTCAGCAtgtaagaggagatgacacagctgTGAACGGAATCAGATTACATTGTGTTAAATGTAAACCTCCTCATGATGAGAAGACAATTACCTCAGAAGTGGCACC aTGGGGAGATTGGAAGGAAACTAAATGGTGTAACTATGGGATCCTTGCAAAATTCTCTATGAGGGTAGAGCCAAATCAGGAAGATGGAGATGACACGGCCGTCAACAACCTCAAGTTTCAATGCACCGACAAGGGTCAACTGGAAGGCAGAGGGCTCTACTGGGGCGATTATGGAGGATGGAGCGAGACCTGCACAAATGGAATCTGCGGCCTCAAAACTAAAGTTCAGGGAAATGATAAAGTTCCTTGTAAAGATAATACTGCTCTCAACGATGTCCAGTTCTTGTGCTGTAGCTAA